The Kribbella sp. HUAS MG21 genome includes the window GGCAGTCGGTGAACACCACGGACAGCCGGGTCGAGCTCAGCTTCGACGTGGCCGCGACGTCGGCGTTGAGCGACGTACTGAAGACGCGGGCGCTCGAGCGGCTCCAGTCGCGGCTGGTCGACGGAGTGGTGACGATCGCCGCGTCGGAGTACAAGTCGCAGTGGCGCAACCGGGAGGCCGCGCGGGAGCGGCTGGCGGTGCTGATCCGCGAGGCGATCGCCCCGCCGCCCCGCAAACGGCGGCCGACCAAACCGAGCAAGGCGTCGGTACGGCGCCGGCTCGACGACAAGAAGCGCCGCGGCGAGACCAAGCGCCTGCGCGGGCGGCCGTACGACTGAGCCCGGTCGGCTGAGCCCCCTCGGCTCGGTACGCTTGCGCGCGTGCAGGAAACGGGGAGCGGGGGGTCGAAGGAGCCGGAGGAACTTCCGGAGTTCCAGGACCTCAAGGTGCGCGGCCGCACGGTCCGGACGTGGGCGCTGAGCGCGGGCGCCGTACTGCTGGCGATATCGGCGGTCTTCGGCGGGCTGGAGAAGGCCGGTGACGAGACGCCGCAGGTGGCGGCCGGTACCGCGATCGACGCGGGCCGGTTCGAGGTGACGATCCAGCGGGTCGTCACCGTGAAGGACCTGAAGCCGCTGTTCACGCCGGACGACGGCGGTGCGCTGATCGCGGTCGTGACCAAGCTGAAGGTCACCGACGACACCGGGACCGTGCCGGCGTCGGACCTGATCCGGCTGGTCGGCGTCCCCGGCGTGAAGGACACAGACGCGCCGCTCGGCACCACCAATCTGCGGGACGCGACGATGAACCCGGTGCTGACCCCGGACGCGGCCGAGGACGTCGCGTACGTGTGGAAACTGCCGAAGGCCGGGCAGCTCCCGACCGAGGTCAAGCTGACCGTACAGGGCTACGAGTACATCGCCGACTCGATCCTGGACCACCACGAGAAGTGGCTGCCGGACAAGATCGTCGCGGACAGCACGGTCAAGGTGAAGGACAACACCAAGTGAGGGCACGCAAGCTGCTGAACGTCGGCCTCACGCTCGCCGTCCTGGTCGCGATCGTCGGCCTCTACCGGCTCACCCCGACGCAGCAGGACATCCAGGATCCGACCCCGGTGAAGGGCGCCATCGGCCGCGCGGTGCACACGCCGCGGTTCGACCTCACCGTCGACGAGGTCCGCGCCGGCAAGAAACTCCGGATCCCGCGCGCGGCGCCCGACCGCGACTCGCTGACCGCCTTCGTGGTCGTCGACGCGACCGTGACCGCCAACCGGGAGCCGATCCACATCTTCAACGTCCGGATCAAGGCCGCCGACGGCGTCACCTACCTCGGGTCCAACCGCAGCGGGCTCGACCGGGTCGACCTGACCGGAACCGAGTTCGCGCCCGGCATCCCGGTCCGCGGATCGTTCGTCGTCGAGATGCCGGCCGAGCAGGTCCCCGGGGCCGTGCTGCAGGTGATGGAGAAGTCGGCCATGAACGAACTCGAGCCCCAGATCACGGTGCCGCTCGGGTCCGACCCGCTGAACGTCCAGGACGTCGTCAGCCTGACCGCCGCGAGCGACACATGAGTGGCGCGCGCCGGGCCCGTCGCGGCTGGTTCCGGAAGAACACGGCCGCTCTCGCGACCCTCGTGGTGGCGATCCCGCTGGCCGGCTGGTGGACCACCCGCAGCGACTACAAGTCCTGGTACGACGCCGAGCCCCGCGATCCGGTGACCGTGGCCGCGGGCGGTACGTCGTACAACGGAGCGACCTGGTTCGCGGCCAGCGTCGAGGAGAATCCGCAGGCGTCGGCGCGCGGCGGGCAGGACCCGCTGCCGGACGGGACCACGCGGATCCGGGTGTACTACCGGCTGCAGGTCGACGACCTGTCCGCGCTCGAAGGGCTCGGCGGGTGCCGGATGCACCTGCGCGCGCCGGACGGCCGGATCTGGGACGAGACCTCGGCCGCGGGCGCCTTCCAGGACCGGCCGACCGGGTGCACCGGCGGTACCGATGACAAGCCGGCAAGCTGGCGCGGCGCCGAGGCGCAGTACCACCTGAGGCCGGTGGCCGGGAAGCCGTTCGAGACGGTGGCGGTGTTCGTCGTACCGTCGTCGGTCGCCGGGAGCGTGCAGCCGACGATCACGTGGGCTACGAAGTTGCCTCAGTATTTGGCATTCCCGAGGTAGCCGCACTCAGGTCGGTGACACCGTGGTCGCCGGCCGGCTGCTCGTGGACCGCGCGCGTCCGCGGCGTGAGGTAACCGGCCAGGCCGCCGATCATCCGGTCGTACGCCGCCGCGAGCAGACTGACCTGGAGCATGATCTTCAGGCCGTTGGTGACCAGGTCCAGCGGCTCGTCGACGACCAGCCAGAACTGCAGCGTGTGCGGTCCGAGGACCCACAGCTTGAGGACCATCCACACCGCGCTCGCGGCGAACGTGACGACCGCCCAGGCCAGGAAGTAGCCGAGCATCGGCCGCAGCCCGGAGCGGACGACCAGCCGGAACGCCTGCACGACCGGGGTCCAGCGGTCCTTCCAGTCGGCGACCACCGAGTTCCCGGCGACGCGGACGAGCCGCGGCGTCTGCTCCCAGCGGCGGGTGAGCCGGTCGAAGCGCCAGCGGGCCTTGTCGGGTTTGCGGACGACGCGGCCGTAGATGACCGCGGTCATCGTGATCCACATCAGCGGGAGGACGGCGGCGTCCCAGAGGTCGGCGATACCGGCCGTGACGAAGCCGGTGACCGTGTCCCACACCTCGCGGACCTGGTTGACGCCGAGCAGGTGGTCGAGCACCCAGGCGTAGCCGTCCTGCAGCCACTGCCAGGCCTGGCGTTCCTTCAGCCAGGTCATCGGCGGCGGGATGACGGACGTGGCCTGGTACGCGACCACGAAGATCCACAGCGCCTCGAGGTACGTGACGAAGAGCTTGCGGACCGGCCCTTCCTCCTCCTTCTTCCACTTCTTGAACGCGAAGCGGAGCAGGTACGCCGTGACGCCGAGGCCGATGAACAACCAGGTCGACAGCGACTGCAGGCCCTCGGACTGCTGCGGCACCGTACCGCCGTTCAGGACCGTGGCCACCGTCTCGTTGGCCTGGTGGGCGGCCAGCTTGTACTCGTAGTCGAGCGCCTCGTTCTGGAGGAACTTGTACGCCGCGTAAAACGCCAGGAAC containing:
- the arfB gene encoding alternative ribosome rescue aminoacyl-tRNA hydrolase ArfB, coding for MTVRPGVVIPEAELAWRFSRSSGPGGQSVNTTDSRVELSFDVAATSALSDVLKTRALERLQSRLVDGVVTIAASEYKSQWRNREAARERLAVLIREAIAPPPRKRRPTKPSKASVRRRLDDKKRRGETKRLRGRPYD